In Shewanella psychrotolerans, the genomic stretch AGCAGGATTAAAGATAAGTGTTGGTTGGAGCAAGGCTGCTAGCTACACTCCATGGACTTCTTGTTTAACCAATTTCAGTGGATGAATCGATTATGCGTAAAGGGATGTATCACAAACAAGGCGGCTTTGCTGGCATTATAATGCTGGCAATTTTTGGGCTTGCATTAGTAGCGATGGTGACCAGCTCGATGCGCTATATTAAAAGCTCACAAGAAACAGGAACAACAGTTCATGCTATTACCCAAGCACAAATACGCGCTTGGAGCGCTGTAGAAGCAGTAAGGCAGTTTTTATATCAAATTGGCCGTGATGGTGCATTAACACTCGAGGCAAATAACAGTATTAGTTTTGAAGCTAATACCGGGCTCTCTGGTAAAATAATCTCAGTCAATAATGCATCAAGCCGCTGTGTTGATGGCGTTCAAGTGATTTCCCATATCACAGGCACCATTGCTGAGAGTTCATCGACTATTGAAACTATATATTGTGTCCAAGAGAGTATTGATGATGGTCTTAATACTGTCACATTAGGTAATGCTGTTTTTATAGAAGGTTCATTAGATCTTAGCGGTGATATTAATATTATTAATGGAGATAATACTAACACCTCATTTTTTATTAATGGCGATATTGATGGTCGTGGCAGCCTTTCAGGTTTTAGCCTACTTTATTCATCTGGAAATATAACGCTTAGTGGATCACAAAACGATATCACCACCGTTAGCTCCGAACAGAATGTCGTGTTGACTGGCAGCGGGAGTTACAGTTATGTAACAGCGATGGGGGATATAACACTCTCAGGTTCGGTCAGTACACTAAATGCTAAAGCAAATGGAAACATAGACTTAAAAAGCAGCACAACGGTTTCAGAACGGCTGACAGCTATTGGGGATGTTAATGTAAGGGCTGGTTCAAAAGCTGGTTCTATATATACCCAAGGAGATATAGAGATAAAGAGTGCGACTGTTGGTTATCTAGAAGCAGAGGGTAACTTTACCGAATCAGGTAATAGTAAAGTGAATGAAGGTAAAGTTGCTGGAGAACTAGATTATAACGGTGGGCAGGTCAATGTTAGCAAGATTCCAGGATTTACGGTTTCCATTACCCCACTTACAAAAATGACAGTAAATAAACTAGAAGCTGATGTTTGGACATTAAGATCAAAAGCCAATTTGGCTTTTGATCATGACGATACAGGAAAGGTCATTGTTGACGTCAAAAATATGAGTGAAATAGATGACGGTCGCTATTATTTAGTAGGTTCAGGCGGGTTTAATGACTACCTCTGTACCTCAAGTACATATAGTGATAGCAGCTGTAACAAGAAAATATGTCAAGGTCATTCCAATTATAATAGTTGTTTTACTTATAACTCTTCCTCTAAAACATGGGTTATTGCTGGTAAAGAAATGGTTCCTGCTATTCTTTGGTTTAATGGCAGTGTCGATCTGAAACAAGGTACTTTCGTCAACACAATATTAGCAACAGAAAACATTGATACCAGCGCCCAACTTGTAATAAAAGCGCCAAACTACTCAGGTTATTCCGACGTATGTATTAACCCTACCTATAGTGACTTTTATCCGACTAACCTATGTTCAATAGGAAATTACGTCAGTAATCCACTGGCAAATACAGCATTAATGGCTGGTGGATATGTTGATGATATATTTTCTGGAGGTGATATATCTCTGGGAGCATCGACAAAAGTATTTGGTAGTGTTGTGTGTGCCAACTTAATATCAACAACGGGTAGTAGTGTTATTCATGGCTATCTTACCGTCGGAAATCAAAAAGCTAGTTCGGAAGGCTCATCATTTAGAGGCTCTACAACCATAGATCTATCTAACCTGCCATCGACATACGAGCCAGAACACATAGTAACCAGAGGCTCTGAGACTAACGAAAATGGCAATGGTTCAACGATTACCAATGTAACCCAACTATGGTCTCGTTACCTTTAACTGATTCCACAACGCTATCTTAATGGCGATGAATCTTTGGCTGATCCCCCGAAAGTGTCGAGCTTTCACGCTTATATTGCCATCATCTACTGGCTATATTTATACCAATTAGTATAAAGATGTGATCGCTCAGCGACGATTTAGCACTAAAGGTTAGCGCTGATGAGGCAAGGTCTTTAATTGCTCCTCGGCTCTAGTATCCTCGGCAACTGCGCCATGCGTTACCCTACCTCCTAAATCCCTATAGTCGTGCATTAAGCGTGCTAAAACTCGCCTGTTAGGCGTTTTTTACCTTCCTACTTCTGCGTTGAAAGGCCTCACAAGAAAACACGCATTCCTTCATCCATCTATTCGCCTTGAATGAGTTGCCCAAAAAAACTGAGTAGAAAATACTTCTATATACTGATTGCTATTAGTCAAAAACATCACAAATTAAACAAATTCGCTACACATAGGTCTAACACCATAGTCCTTCTTGCAACACAAAGATGTAAAACTCTGATTTAACGCGGATTTACCTAGTGGCACAGATTGTGCTTACTAGTGTTAATTGGATAAATAAAATAGGTAAGCTCACATGGAATCTCTATCAAAATTTAAACTTGCCCTTCCACTACTTTTTGTTGCCGTCCTTAGTGCCTGTGGGAATGAGGAAAAAGCCAAAGAGGAAGAGAAGTACGCCATCCCCGTTGAAACGACAACGGTCATACAAGGTGATGTTTCCTCTTTCTATAGCACAACCGCCACGCTTGAAGCTCCACTCGAAGCCAACGTCGTCACCCGAATATCAGGGCTAATCGAATCGATTAATGTTGAGGAAGGTGACCGTGTCACCAAAGGCCAACTCTTAGCCGTGATTGACGCCAAGCGCCAACGATACGATTTAGCACGCTCACAGGCCGAAGTCGAAATTATTCAGCAAGAACTCAATCGCTTGAAAAAAATGAGCAATAAAGAGTTCATCAGCGCTGATTCTATGGCAAAACTTGAATACAACCTTCAAGCTGCCATCGCCAAACGAGATTTGGCCGCGCTACAAGTTGAAGAAAGCATGGTTCGCTCACCTATCGAAGGTGTTGTCGCAAAACGTTTTGTAAAACAAGGCAACATGGCAAAAGAATTTGACGATCTATTCTATGTGGTCAATCAAGATGAGTTATACGGTATTGTTCACCTGCCTGAAATTCAACTCAATAGTTTACGCCTGGGCCAAGACGCCCAACTCTTTGCCAATAAGCAAACCGATAACAGCATCGATGCAAAAGTACTGCGTATCAGCCCGATTGTCGACCCTCAAAGCGGTACTTTCAAAGTCACCCTTTCGGTGCCAAATCAAGATGCAAAACTTAAAGCGGGAATGTTTACCCGAGTAGAACTTCGCTATGACACCCATACCAATGTGATCACTGTGCCATACAACGCCGTGGTCAACCAAGATAATCAATTCGCGCTGTATGTGATTGATGGAGAGAACGCCTCCCGTAGAGAAGTCACCCTAGGCTATCGCGAAGCTGACACTGTAGAAGTCACGGCTGGTATCGAGCCGGGTGAACAGATCGTTATTCGCGGTCATCAGAATCTTAAAGATCAATCTCTAGTAGAAGTGATCAGCGAGCTTGACGTCGCTCGAGCACAACAGTAACGGGAAGCAAGTTTATGTCAATAATTAACACTTCGGTAAAGCGTCCCGTGTCCGTATGGATGTTTATGTTTGCGGTGATGCTATTTGGCATGGTCGGATTTTCACGACTTGCAGTTAAATTGCTCCCCGATCTGAGCTATCCAACAATCACTATTCGTAGTCAATATGTGGGAGCAGCACCAGT encodes the following:
- a CDS encoding FapA family protein, whose amino-acid sequence is MRKGMYHKQGGFAGIIMLAIFGLALVAMVTSSMRYIKSSQETGTTVHAITQAQIRAWSAVEAVRQFLYQIGRDGALTLEANNSISFEANTGLSGKIISVNNASSRCVDGVQVISHITGTIAESSSTIETIYCVQESIDDGLNTVTLGNAVFIEGSLDLSGDINIINGDNTNTSFFINGDIDGRGSLSGFSLLYSSGNITLSGSQNDITTVSSEQNVVLTGSGSYSYVTAMGDITLSGSVSTLNAKANGNIDLKSSTTVSERLTAIGDVNVRAGSKAGSIYTQGDIEIKSATVGYLEAEGNFTESGNSKVNEGKVAGELDYNGGQVNVSKIPGFTVSITPLTKMTVNKLEADVWTLRSKANLAFDHDDTGKVIVDVKNMSEIDDGRYYLVGSGGFNDYLCTSSTYSDSSCNKKICQGHSNYNSCFTYNSSSKTWVIAGKEMVPAILWFNGSVDLKQGTFVNTILATENIDTSAQLVIKAPNYSGYSDVCINPTYSDFYPTNLCSIGNYVSNPLANTALMAGGYVDDIFSGGDISLGASTKVFGSVVCANLISTTGSSVIHGYLTVGNQKASSEGSSFRGSTTIDLSNLPSTYEPEHIVTRGSETNENGNGSTITNVTQLWSRYL
- a CDS encoding efflux RND transporter periplasmic adaptor subunit, with product MESLSKFKLALPLLFVAVLSACGNEEKAKEEEKYAIPVETTTVIQGDVSSFYSTTATLEAPLEANVVTRISGLIESINVEEGDRVTKGQLLAVIDAKRQRYDLARSQAEVEIIQQELNRLKKMSNKEFISADSMAKLEYNLQAAIAKRDLAALQVEESMVRSPIEGVVAKRFVKQGNMAKEFDDLFYVVNQDELYGIVHLPEIQLNSLRLGQDAQLFANKQTDNSIDAKVLRISPIVDPQSGTFKVTLSVPNQDAKLKAGMFTRVELRYDTHTNVITVPYNAVVNQDNQFALYVIDGENASRREVTLGYREADTVEVTAGIEPGEQIVIRGHQNLKDQSLVEVISELDVARAQQ